Part of the Listeria innocua genome is shown below.
TGTTGAATTACAACGCTAACCGCCATTAAAATTGTTAAAGCCGCATTAATCAGCACAAAATTACGTATACCAATAACAAATGTTTTTGATTTCACTTGCTCTTTATTAAATTTAACCAAATTACGATAGACCGGATAAACAGCCAGTACCGACACTAGCATGATTGGGTGCAAGAAATGAATAAACACCGAAACAACCACTGCTAAAAACGACGCATAGTACAGTGCATTAAAAAGAAGAACGCCCATTTTTCTACCTATATAATAAGGAAGTGTATAACGATGATTTCTAATATCTTCATCTAAATCGCACAAATTATTGGCTAGCATAATATTCGCTATCGTGAAAATACATGGTAAGGATACCACACCTATCCGGATGATTTCTATTAGATTGAACTGGATGGTTACCATTTCTCCTTGCCAAAATAAATTCGCAATTCCGGCATCGTACGCATTTACATAAACAGCTAAGAAGAAAATCCCGAATCCCATCGTAACCCCTGAAAAAATCTCTCCAAGCGGCATACGCGAAAGTGGCACAGGACCAAATGTATACAAGATACCAATACAGAAACATACAAATCCAATTAATAGCACTAGCAAATCAGTGCGGAAAACAAGCCAAACACCTAAACCAGTTGCAATGAAAAACATCAGAAAAATAGTAATAATAACTGTTCGTTCTGGAATTTGTTGTTGCCCGATAACGTTGCTTGTTGTCCTGTAGTCGTAGTCATGATTATCTGTGGCTTTACGGTAATCCATATAATTATTAATTGCGGTAGTTGTTAAATCAAAAATTAGCATAGAGCCAAAAAATATCAACGTATTAATAGGCTTAAACATATCATATTGATACACAACAAATAGCGTCCCTAACATAAACGGAAATACGCTAGCTATCTTCGTCTGGATTTCAACCAACTTCAGGAATGATGATATTGACATAACCCCTTTTTAACCCCTCTCTACCTTATTATGAGCAGACCTCGGTTAGAAGTCTGCTCACTTTCTTCTATATATAATGGTTTATTTTTTCAAAGTGTCCATTTGGAAATTTTTATCTGTTAATTCAAATTGCCCTTTTAGGCCGGATGTTTCGTATACTTTTTTCTCTTTACTAATAAAGATAGCGTCTACACCTTTAAACTGCTCAATGTAATCCATTCCGCCTTTAATTCCTTTGGAGAAAGTAGCTGTTGACAAGCCATCGCCATCAATAGATTTTTTAGATACGATAGACACGCCAGCAATATCATTATCAAACGGGTACCCTGTTTTCGGGTCTAAAATGTGATGATATGTTTTTCCGTCCACTTCTAGGTAACGTTCATAAATGCCCGAAGTTACAATCGACATATCAGATTCTGGAAGCTTCCCAATCACACTACCACGCGGAGAAAACGGATCTTGTATTCCAACATTCCATTTATTGCCATTAGGATTTTTCCCTTGAACATAAATATTTCCGCCCAAATCAATTATGGAAGTAGTTACTTTGTTATCTTTGAACACTTTTAATGTTTCGTCAGTGATGAACCCTTTTGCAATTGCTCCTAAATCAAGCTCCATGCCTTCTTTTTCCAAGTAGACTGTTTGCTCTTCGTCGTTCATTTTTACGTCTTTATAATTAATTAATGGTAAAACTGCATCGATTTCTGCTTGCGAAGGTTTGCGCGCATCAGAAAAACCGATATGCCATAAAGAAGTAAGTGGTCCAATGGTAATGTCAAAGCTACCACCAGAGTTTTCCGAGTATTTCAGTCCTTCTTGGATTAAATAGTAGACATCTTTAGAAACTTTTACTGGTTTTTTTCCAGCTTGTTCATTTATTTTGTCAACTTCCGATGTTTTTTCTGCATCGCTTGTAGTAATTTTAGCTGCTAAATCTTTAATGCGATCGAAACCTTTGTCTAGAACGTCTTCTTTGCCTTTGTCATAGATTTTAAGTGTGACTACTGTTCCCATTAGGAAATCAGTTTTAGAGTAAGGCTGTTCCAAAAGTGTTTTAGAATCACTTGGTTCTTTTTTTGAATCGTTATTAGAATTTCCGCATGCCGACACAACAAGTGCCAATACGATAACTGAAAGTATTATTTTCCATT
Proteins encoded:
- a CDS encoding FAD:protein FMN transferase is translated as MKKWKIILSVIVLALVVSACGNSNNDSKKEPSDSKTLLEQPYSKTDFLMGTVVTLKIYDKGKEDVLDKGFDRIKDLAAKITTSDAEKTSEVDKINEQAGKKPVKVSKDVYYLIQEGLKYSENSGGSFDITIGPLTSLWHIGFSDARKPSQAEIDAVLPLINYKDVKMNDEEQTVYLEKEGMELDLGAIAKGFITDETLKVFKDNKVTTSIIDLGGNIYVQGKNPNGNKWNVGIQDPFSPRGSVIGKLPESDMSIVTSGIYERYLEVDGKTYHHILDPKTGYPFDNDIAGVSIVSKKSIDGDGLSTATFSKGIKGGMDYIEQFKGVDAIFISKEKKVYETSGLKGQFELTDKNFQMDTLKK
- the menA gene encoding 1,4-dihydroxy-2-naphthoate polyprenyltransferase, producing the protein MSISSFLKLVEIQTKIASVFPFMLGTLFVVYQYDMFKPINTLIFFGSMLIFDLTTTAINNYMDYRKATDNHDYDYRTTSNVIGQQQIPERTVIITIFLMFFIATGLGVWLVFRTDLLVLLIGFVCFCIGILYTFGPVPLSRMPLGEIFSGVTMGFGIFFLAVYVNAYDAGIANLFWQGEMVTIQFNLIEIIRIGVVSLPCIFTIANIMLANNLCDLDEDIRNHRYTLPYYIGRKMGVLLFNALYYASFLAVVVSVFIHFLHPIMLVSVLAVYPVYRNLVKFNKEQVKSKTFVIGIRNFVLINAALTILMAVSVVIQQLT